The following is a genomic window from Cervus canadensis isolate Bull #8, Minnesota chromosome 25, ASM1932006v1, whole genome shotgun sequence.
TCCTTGTGCCCTCTTAGGAACCACCCAAGACTAGCCCCAAGTTGGGTGACAGCTGTTCAAGAAACAAAGGAATTTGGTGTCCCCTGACGTGACTGTTGAACAGCGTGAGCTGTTCTCCTCGCTCATGTCCTATCACTATATTCAGGTAGAGGAGACAAGGGTCTAGCTTTTGGTCCCAAAGGAAAAGATCTTGGCTTCCTTCTTGATGGCCGTCCCTACGCAACAAAGAactgtgggggtggtgggggcgtGCTGCGGAGAAAACACCGAAGAAGAAACCTAATGTAGGTTTTACTCTTAACTGTATTCTTTGCTCTTCTCTGCTCCAACACCACCACCTTATCTACACCCTCCCCAGAAGTGatcaggggtgtgtgtgagagCATGTGTGTGGTATGTGAGTGTTCGTGTTTGTATGCTTGGAGATGGCGTATTATTGAGCCAAACCCTTCTCTAGCCCCAGCTCGGGAGGACAAGCGTGAAACAGCTTCTCCTGACTACCCCTCCCCCAAAACCTGAAGACCTGAACCTTGAGGTTCGAGAGGAGCTGAAGAACTCAGCtcgaggggcctggagggcttcaCTTTGGAGGGTTTTTTTAAGATTGATTCAACAGACTGCTGGTTAGGATGTTGCTTACCCAAGCCAGGGCTTGTGAATATGAATTttctaaagtgaaataaaaacccTCTTTCTTCCTGCTAAGGAAAGGATCCTTATGGGAGGTTCCGGGGGTTTGGTTGACTCCCAGGTTGTGGGCTGTCCTGACATATGGGGGTGTGGTGAGTAATTAGAGAAGAATCATGGAGACTTGGTGCACTTAACCAGGCTGTCAGTGGGGGGTCTGAGATGGCAGTCTGCAGGAAGTGATTTCCTTTCACAGAAAAGGTAGGCAACAGCACACTCCTGTTACCTCTTCTAAAGGAaatggtgggggggcggggggggtctCCATACCTCTGAGGTGTGAGGATTTGGGGAAAAGAAAGGCATGGCACCCTTTAACTCTTCCCTGACAGCATCTGAGATCCTATGGGGAAATGCTGGGGAACGTGCCTGCAGCCTGTTCTCTCCTAGTTTGTGTTGGCACGTTTGACATGGTCCAGAAACTAGACAGCGAGTCCTAAAACCAGCCCTTGGTCCCTGCAAGTTGGGCCTCTTTGTGCATGTGAGCCAGCCCTTGTCCGAGAGCTCCGCTGGGGACTGGGGTTTGTCTGGGACACACTTAGAAAACTGTTCTTCCAGACGGTGCTTTTGAAAGTGGAAGACTTTGCTCCCTGCCACCTGCAACTAGGCAGTTTAGgattgggggtgtgtgtggagagaATCACGTTAGTGAGGTGTGCCCTTGCATGTGCGAATGTGTGTTTAGGTCCGAATGTGCCCTAGCCCCCTGCAGGCCTCGACTTCCTGCTTCAGTGTGTGGGGGAAGAGGGAACTTCTAAGCATATGTGCAGAGAGCCATACCAGAACCACCCCTGCCGAGGACTGGGTGAGTGGAAACTCAGGAGCAGGTGGTTAGCTCAGTTGTCCAGGTGCTGATGTTCATGAAGCTGTGGGTTTGTGAGGAGAGGGGAACCGGGAGGCAAAAGGAGTGACCGCGCCCAAGAGTCCCACTTACACCCCAGGGAGATCACAGGCCACTGCAAAGGCTCCTGGGCCCGACATTCCACCCCTCTACTGGGTGGGGTCTAGCACTGGAAAGATGCCTCAGGTGTGTCTGGAGTGAAGGGGATGGCGGTGGGACCAGCTCTTAAGAGACCAGGACATGAGATTCGGGGACCTGGGAAAGAGCGCAAATTCCTGGGTGAGCTGCTGGACCGGACCCCACCAGCCCTGCCCTTCCCAGCACCTCAAGTCTTCTCCGTCCACCCCGCCTCCAACAACCTCTTGTCATCACTTAGCTACTGATTGTGCCCCGTGGCTTGACATTGGAGGGTTAAATGAGGTGTGGGGTCCCACCACAACGTTTACCCTCTCCCCAGATGTTCTCTGCCTCCTATGTGGCCCTGGGGCTTTTATCTtaatccctcccaccccacccttcctctccaccttttttttttttttaatatacttattttGCTATTAGGGGAGGGGACTATCAAATGAACAAGATCACTTTTAAATGGTAGTTTTTATAAGATGTTATAAACTTGTATCTTTTTACCATTAAAGTGCAGTGTATGTTCCTTCGTGATATATTTAggatatttaaataaagaaaaaggggCTTTTGTACATACTATCTCCTCTTTGGGAAGAATATCCTTAGAAGTTTTCTCACTGGGGCCaaagtagttttcttttctccccaccaAATGTAACCAACCACCCCACAACTTCCAGCACCCTGTGAGCTCCCCTTCCGCAGAGGAACAACAAGGAGAAGTAAAAACAGGCTGTCAGTTctgaataaggaaagaaaatacatgtagCAGGACAGAACGAGGCTAGACACCAGCCAAGGCAGTGTTTCTCCAAGTGTGGTCTGCAGCGCTCCTTTGTCAGCTTCACGTGAGGATTCACTGGCCCACCCAGCCCAGTGCTGCTGCTTCTCCCCACACAGCCCATATCACAGCCCATGTCTTCTCTTGTGCACAgttaagtttgagaaacactcccccaccctgccctcaggTGGTAGGAGGAGGAATGTATGCAAGGCCCAGGCTCGCCTGGGGTAAAACAAACTGACAGGTGTGCTCTCAGGTAAGACTTTATTGTATACCTGGGTGGGATAGCCCCCACTCCTTGTGAGGTAGGGAAGCAAGGTTTCGGCAGTAGGCAGCCCTTCAGTGTCGCTCTGAGAATGAAGTATGGGGGCCTGCTCAGCAGTGCATCAGCCCCCTGCCAAGCTGTAGCCTGGCCCACGCCTCAACTTCCGTCCCAAAGGAGAGCTCTGCAGTGATTTTCTCTCCCCACTTCAGAGAAGGGGGCTGTCTGCCTCTTGAAAGCGGGGGTTGACAGTGGTCGTGATGGCGCTTTGGTAGAGAGGATTGTGGTCCTGCGGAAAGAAGTTGCTGGTGATGTGGAAAAGTCCCAGGACTCCTCTTTTATCTAAGTCTAAGAGGCCAGTTTAGAACTTGAGCAGGAACCCCAGGAACTGATGGAAATGAGCAGAGGAACCAGGGTAAGCCTGCAGAGGAGGcacaggcctggggtgggggttgtgTGGAAGGAATGGGGTGGATCTGGGGATGGTGAAGCAGAAAGCAAAACCCCTGTAACCCCACCCAGTGGGGGAGGAGGCAGCCTCATCACCTGCTTCCAGTTGAGATGCTGCCGCTCCTTTTCAAAACGATGGAATTCTCGGCGGTCATAGATCTCCACTGAGAGCCGATAAGCAAGGACCAATCCCAGTCCCACTGCCACGATGCCCCCCACACAGCCCAGCACAATTATTTGGGTGTGGTCTGCTCCCTCTGTGGGGAAGTAACAATGGACTTCTGGGGGCCAGGGCCTAGAAATTGATCACCCGTCACCCACAATGTGTCCAGCCCCATCCAGCCTCCCTAGTCCTGCCTGTCATTGAAAGCAAAGGGAACTTCCACAGGATCAGGGTTATCCCAGCACTCAGGGCCTTAGCCAGGTCCACTTGATCTGGCATCTGCACACTCCTTGGTTCACAGCTCTGCTTCAGTCCCCAGCTGGATTGCCTGGCGTCTTCACCTCAAGAGTTCTGGCCCCCTACCCATTAAACTTGCAGGGCTTCATGTGGCATGTCCACAGTATCCCTATCCACTTACTCTCTGGAGGGCTCACTGTGAGCACAACTCTGCCTCCAGCTTCATCCTctgccagaaagaaaaagagctggTTGTCCTGGGTCCTCTCTTTGCACCAGCTGTCATCCAGGGTAGGGGTCAAAACCAGAGTCATGTTGGCGTGGGCACACGCTGTGCTGCAGTTCGTAGCCAGGGGACCAGTCCCAAAGGCTTTGCACTCTGCGCAGTCCCTGTCCAGTGGGTACCAGTAAGTTACCAGCTGGACAGTTGTCACCCAGATGACCCACAGAAAGAGCAGGTGGGCAGGAGGGGCCCAGTGAGCCCTGTTCCCAAGGTGCAAGGCCCGAGGGCTCACCTGTGTGTCTCACATGGTGTCTTGCAGCCTGAGCATTGATCACAGAGGGCGCCATAGTAGCCGTCGTCGCACTGGCAGCGGTTGCATTTGCAGTGTCCGTGCCCATTGCAGAGCCCTCCGTCAGGACCGACACAGTTGTCCGTGTCGCCACTGCATTCACATGCTCTGCCCGTGCGGTTGGCGTGACAGTGACACACTCCACATTGGCAACGGCCAAAGCCTGAGGTAGGGCCACACGTAGGGTGACAACCACACTCCCCACAGCCACTGGCACCCCATGCCATCATGGGCTGCCTAGAGCTGGATCTGCTCCTGTGCATCCATTGCCCTTTCGAGGGTGTCAGACAACCTCCAACCCCTCCATCACAGCCTGATTCCTGCCCTTAGTATCAAGAAGTTCCCAGAGCCTCAGTGCCCTTGGAGGGCCACTCTGACCCCACCCTTCTCCCCAAGTCTCCAGGTACCTCCACAGAGGATGCCCTCATGTCGCTCACAGCTGGCATCGTCACACTCGCACAGACGTCCAGAGCTCTGTCCGCTGCAGGTGCAGCGTCCACACTGGCACTGTCCCCTCCCACTGCACAGGGGCCCTGTGCCATTGGGGGCCCGGCACCCAGACTCCAGATCCGGGGAGGATAGCTCAGCCTCTGAACACTCACAGAGTCGACCCAGGCGGCCGGGGACAcagctgggagggggagggaggagagggaaaggggcgATCAGAGAATTTGACCATGTCTTGACCCGCCTTTCCCCAAACCCTCTAAACCTAAGATCTCAAGATAGCTGGAGAGAGCAGCGGCTGAGAGGTGTATGGACTATTATGGAGTACCGAGGAGTAGGAGAGCAGGGGCAGTTCCAGCGGAGGGAAGAAGCTTCAGGAGGTGAAAATCAGGATGGAGTCTTGGGAGGTCTACGAAAAAGAAAGCTAGAGACAGAGTCGCCGGTGGAGGGGTGGAAGACAAGGTGAGATGAGCACGGGGGAGCCCTACGGGTGCAGGGAAGTAGGCCCTCACCTGCACACCCCACACTGGAGGTGCCCCTGGCCAtcactgcagtgaggagcctggAGCTGGGCGTCACTGCAGTTACAGCCACACAGCGTGTGCAGCTCCACAGTCAGCTCCTCGGAGAACCCACGGGCTCGGAACCTCAGCAGATGAGGCTCTGGGAGGCAGCGGGTAGCTTGGAAGGTAACCAAAAAATTCACCTGAGGACAGGACAGGCGGAAATCATACTAAGACCCTGGGTGCGTACACACTcctgtgcacatacacacaccccaaaccCATTGGTCATCGAGAACCCTACTTAGCGAATGAAGGGACAGGGTCATGCTAACACCCATCTCCTAGAAACATATTTGAGGAAGCTTCTCATTAAAGTGTCTCAGAAACGACGGGTGGAGGGCTACCCCAGGCTTTTCACACTGTTTCCCAGGCCTGTCCCCCCATCCCCTCCTGCCTACTCAatttccccctcccacccccacacccttCCTTCTCACCATCTGGTTGGTTCGGACGTCGTTGCACTGGCCCCGGTCGCCAGCTTCACCCTGTCTCTTCTCAGAATCCCTACACTGAGATTCGTAAGAGATGTGGACCCCCGGAGGGAGAAGAGAGTGTTCGTGTTCAAGGGTCACAGTGGATGACAGGCTCTGGGGAAAGAGCGAGAGACAGTGACCATGTGAAGGCCAGTTACACCTCACGCCTTCTTCAGCTGTTCCACATCCTGCCAGAACCCCACCCTCAGCCCACCTGGGGGCTCCTTCCGTTCTGCCCAGTCAGGAGGAGCTTCTGCAGGAAGGACCTGGGATAGCCTTGAGCGAGAACACAGGGTCCAGAGGTCTCTAACATGGCATTTCATTGCCGCTGCAGCAAAGACCTGGTGGGGCTCAGGCTAGCCAGCGCTGTAAACATGCAGTAGCTATGTTTTTCAAACCTCATGTCTGGACATGTAATCTGTGAGCACACAAGGTCTCAAGAGCAGATTCTTGCAGTTAAGTTTGTCCTTGGAAATTTGATATTGTCTCACATTTTCTCACCATAGGTTTAGAACACAGTCTGTGTTATCAAGAAGCCTACAGTCAAGTCGCAGAGATAAGACCTAAGCCCAAGAAACATGAATTTTTATGGTCTACCTGTAAAATTCTATGGTTCCTGTGAAGAATATCTCTGAATTATTGATAAACTTATAGTGAAGGCAATCTCCAGATATCACACTCTTTATGTATAGACTGGCCGGGGGACAAGTGCCAGCCCTTGCGTCTgttatctgtgtgaccttgggcaagtcacttagcctCCTCCCTGCGTCTGTATCCCCATGGATAAAACTAGAATAATAATTTCCAAGCAGGGCGGGGTTTTAGTGGAGTAAACGAGACAGCAAACAGTGTGTACTTGGGATGGTGCTtgccatgaaataaaaatcaatattaattCCCTTTCTTGCCCAGAGCAGTGCTTCATGCCCTGCACAAATCGGGCACTTAAGATTTACGAATGAGTGCAAGACTGAGTGAATGAGCTGTTAATGACAGCCACACACAGACCGTAGGCAGGAGCTGTGGGGTGTGATTCCAACAGGTGATTGTCCTCTTAGTTCTGTCATCCTACCTGGGGGTCCCTTTTCCACTTTCCCCAgtgcccctcccagcccctcacaTTATAAGCATCCATGATGAGCTGCACCACATTGCTGGAGTCCTCACTCAGCTCCCCCACTGCAGACTTGGGAATCAGCTTACTCAGCTCCTGCAATGGGGGGAGTTGAGGGAAATGGTGGTCACAACTCTCAGGAAATAAgcttggggggggggtgggggggggagtcTGGAAGGAGGGCATATCGGGAGAGGAAGATGGGCCTTTGAGGGAGCTGAGAAAGGCTGGGCATGGGAGGGTTTGGCATTCACATAGCTCTCACCCGGTAGACAGGCAGTGTGGCGCTGGTGACAGCAAAGATGGGCTGGATGTTTGCCGCAGAGAGGGCCTGGGCTACTTGACCCACGGAGGGGTAGTCCTGGAGCAAGGAGTGGAGACAAGGTGAGTACCCCAGGCCCCCCTCACGGAATGCAAGGTGCCCAGCAAATCCAGGGTTCCACCAGCTagaaggaggggaggggctggggagtggaGTGACTTGGGTTTGTCTGAGGCATGGAGGGACATGGAGAGGAGGAACTGCTGGGGAAGATGGCAGGGTGGTCACCGTAGGGACAGTGAGGCCACAGGGAGAGgtcctgggtggagaagagatGTGGCTCCCACGGGGAGGGTGGGAAAGGGCAGCGACTCACAAACTCTGGGCTACGACTGTAGAGGCCATTGCTGTCCAAGTGGCAGTGCCCGTCGCTGGGCATGAAGATGCCGCCCAGCTTGCCGTCCCCAGCTGTGTGGAATgtgtcatctgatgtgaacaccAGCAGGCGGGACACATTTCTCCAGCCAATCTGCtcctggagtggggtgggtgGTAGGCTGTGCACCTGAGCATGGAGGGCCCTTGAGCTACCCCCACCAGCTCTACTAGCCAAGGATTTGGCCGGCCTCATCCTGATTCAGTTTGTCCATCCCCCTGTCTCCAGCTCCAACTCTACCCAAATAGAGTTGCTGCTAGTGGAGGCCTTGTAAATTAGAAAAGTATGCCTCTTCCTCTAGACATTTCACTCCAATCCACCAGGAAATTGTCAAAATAAATGTGCAAACTATATGGACTATAATACAAAGGGCACCCCCTAAAATTATGCGCTGACTAACCGTAGATGCCCATCTTGGCTCCAACCAGCTCATTCAACTCAAAGACCCTCCCTACCCCCTCACCTGGCAGAGGGCAGCCTGCAGAATGGCATCAAAGCCACCTTCGGGCAAGTCCAGGTTGCCAGACACGTTCTGGCGTCCCACCTCCCGCTCAAAGGCCTCTGCATCCCCAGTGAGGGACAGCACATGGTGAAAACTGAAGGGTGACTGGCAGCTCTCCAGccgggaggggcaggggtggcgAAGCTTGGAGGGCACTGTGCTCACGAAGGGCAGCACCGTTTTGTCCACGAAGGAGCCAAAGCCTGGGAGGAATCATGAAGGTAGTGCCAGATGTCACTGGATGGGGGGGGCCACTGCTGAGAACTCAGGAGGAGAGTCCCCaaaaactgggggtgggggacagtcaCAGAGGAGCTACtggaaggcagctatgctcaCCACTATACCACCAACACCAGAGGAGCTACTGGGAGAGGGTGCTCCTAAAGGGCCAGGGACCCAGGACCCAGCAGGGAGAAAGGGAAGTGGGGCATGGATATGAAGAAGAGAACATGGTGGTGGCAGGCAGGGGTTTGCTGAGGGTAAAGAAGGGGTTTGCTGAGGGTAAAGAAGGGGTTTGCTGAGGGTAAAGAAGGCTCGAGTTTGCTGAGGGTTTGCTGAGGGTAAAGAAGGCTCGAGTGTGCAGcgtagtagcagcagcagaagatgaAGCAGGGGATGGTGAACAGAAGGGATGAGAGCAGAAGGTGTACCAGGGATGGTGCATTTATACCTTGGCCAGGAGACGTGGCATCAGGGGAGAGATCTATGGCACATCTGACCCTGGGAGCTGTCTGAACACAGTCTCTCCAGATTCGGGGCTTCAGTTACCCTTCCAGTAAAATGAGGGGCCCTACAGGACT
Proteins encoded in this region:
- the ITGB7 gene encoding integrin beta-7, which encodes MVALSMVLVFLLALSRGESELDAKSSSPQEATVWRDPNLSLPGSCQPAPSCQKCILSHPSCAWCKQLNFTASGEAEARRCARREELLARGCLPEELEEPRGQQEVLQDDPLSQGTRGEGATQLAPQRVRVTLRPGEPQQLPVRFLRAEGYPVDLYYLMDLSYSMKDDLERVRQLGHALLVRLQEVTHSVRIGFGSFVDKTVLPFVSTVPSKLRHPCPSRLESCQSPFSFHHVLSLTGDAEAFEREVGRQNVSGNLDLPEGGFDAILQAALCQEQIGWRNVSRLLVFTSDDTFHTAGDGKLGGIFMPSDGHCHLDSNGLYSRSPEFDYPSVGQVAQALSAANIQPIFAVTSATLPVYRELSKLIPKSAVGELSEDSSNVVQLIMDAYNSLSSTVTLEHEHSLLPPGVHISYESQCRDSEKRQGEAGDRGQCNDVRTNQMVNFLVTFQATRCLPEPHLLRFRARGFSEELTVELHTLCGCNCSDAQLQAPHCSDGQGHLQCGVCSCVPGRLGRLCECSEAELSSPDLESGCRAPNGTGPLCSGRGQCQCGRCTCSGQSSGRLCECDDASCERHEGILCGGFGRCQCGVCHCHANRTGRACECSGDTDNCVGPDGGLCNGHGHCKCNRCQCDDGYYGALCDQCSGCKTPCETHRDCAECKAFGTGPLATNCSTACAHANMTLVLTPTLDDSWCKERTQDNQLFFFLAEDEAGGRVVLTVSPPEKGADHTQIIVLGCVGGIVAVGLGLVLAYRLSVEIYDRREFHRFEKERQHLNWKQDHNPLYQSAITTTVNPRFQEADSPLL